The Streptomyces europaeiscabiei genome window below encodes:
- a CDS encoding MmcQ/YjbR family DNA-binding protein has product MNASTLHKTATDCAEVLPEARLGHPFGPDWEVYKVRGKVFMLMTEVPGRPVVILKADPGEAHALRQQYSHITPGYHMNKKHWITLESGEGVDKKLIEELVTDSYRLVVAHLPKAERPVDPHTYGTGTRAAR; this is encoded by the coding sequence ATGAACGCATCGACCCTGCACAAGACCGCCACCGACTGCGCGGAGGTACTCCCCGAAGCCCGGCTGGGGCACCCCTTCGGCCCCGACTGGGAGGTCTACAAGGTACGCGGCAAGGTGTTCATGCTGATGACCGAAGTCCCGGGGCGTCCCGTCGTGATCCTCAAGGCGGACCCCGGCGAGGCCCACGCCCTGCGGCAGCAGTACAGCCACATCACCCCCGGCTACCACATGAACAAGAAGCACTGGATCACCCTGGAGAGCGGGGAAGGTGTCGACAAGAAGCTGATCGAGGAACTCGTCACCGACTCCTACCGGCTCGTGGTCGCCCACCTGCCCAAGGCCGAGCGGCCCGTCGACCCGCACACCTACGGCACCGGAACGCGGGCGGCCAGGTGA
- a CDS encoding helix-turn-helix domain-containing protein translates to MSAVEDFFARHDDWPWNPPRPGRATFHYLILVTEGELRHDVDHVTRTVASGQWLWVRPGHAQCWHPPGAARGPFILFEPDVLRPDLARLLAPLTAHDAPAVLSPHPDDAAWLQQTALQLLDEHRALGRRPLDVHHALRRSLLESLLLRLANSPGIAPVGTATAAATARAGRGRADRYGRFLDALELHFRELHQAADYAELLDCSVRTLSRAAQDATGKGVRELIDERRLLEARRLLGGARWDARAVAVHLGFTDPANFGRFFRDRTGLTPAAFAARAARTDA, encoded by the coding sequence GTGAGTGCCGTCGAGGATTTCTTCGCCCGGCACGACGACTGGCCGTGGAATCCGCCCCGTCCGGGCCGTGCCACCTTCCACTACCTGATCCTGGTCACCGAGGGTGAGCTGCGGCACGACGTCGACCACGTCACGCGGACGGTCGCCTCCGGCCAGTGGCTGTGGGTGCGTCCCGGGCACGCGCAGTGCTGGCATCCGCCCGGCGCGGCCCGCGGCCCGTTCATTCTGTTCGAACCGGACGTGCTGCGGCCCGACCTCGCCCGTCTCTTGGCACCGCTCACCGCGCACGACGCCCCTGCCGTGCTGAGCCCGCATCCCGACGACGCCGCCTGGCTCCAGCAGACGGCACTCCAACTCCTGGACGAACACCGCGCGCTGGGGCGCCGCCCCCTCGACGTCCACCACGCCCTGCGGCGCAGCCTGCTCGAGTCGCTGCTGCTGCGTCTGGCCAACTCCCCGGGCATCGCCCCCGTCGGCACGGCAACGGCCGCGGCCACGGCCCGCGCCGGCCGTGGCCGTGCCGACAGGTACGGGCGCTTCCTGGACGCCCTGGAGCTGCACTTTCGCGAGCTGCATCAAGCCGCGGATTACGCCGAGTTGCTCGACTGCTCGGTCCGCACCCTCAGCCGTGCCGCCCAGGACGCCACCGGCAAGGGGGTGCGTGAACTCATCGACGAGCGGCGCCTCCTGGAAGCCCGACGCCTGCTCGGAGGTGCCCGGTGGGACGCCCGGGCTGTGGCTGTCCACCTCGGCTTCACCGACCCCGCGAACTTCGGCCGCTTCTTCCGCGACCGCACCGGTCTCACACCGGCCGCCTTCGCCGCCCGCGCAGCGAGGACCGACGCATGA
- a CDS encoding VOC family protein, protein MSTKPFSEDDPRVTPYICVDGAAAGIDFYVAVLGATERMRMASPDGKIHHAELQIGNSVVMVADEFPELGFRGPKSLGGTPVHLYVYVEDVDAVFAEALTRGAIELTAVKDEFYGDRVGQFEDPFGHRWHVASHVEDISPEEMEERAREAMPG, encoded by the coding sequence GTGAGCACAAAGCCCTTCTCCGAGGACGACCCGCGCGTCACGCCCTACATCTGTGTCGACGGCGCGGCGGCCGGGATCGACTTCTACGTCGCTGTCCTGGGCGCTACGGAGCGCATGCGCATGGCGTCTCCCGACGGCAAGATCCACCACGCAGAGCTGCAGATCGGCAACTCGGTCGTCATGGTCGCGGACGAGTTCCCGGAGCTGGGATTCCGCGGGCCGAAGTCGCTCGGCGGCACGCCGGTGCACCTGTACGTGTACGTCGAGGACGTGGACGCGGTCTTCGCCGAGGCCCTCACCAGGGGTGCCATCGAGCTGACCGCGGTCAAGGACGAGTTCTACGGCGACAGGGTCGGACAGTTCGAGGACCCCTTCGGCCATCGGTGGCACGTCGCCTCGCATGTGGAGGACATCTCGCCGGAAGAGATGGAGGAGCGGGCCAGGGAGGCCATGCCCGGCTGA
- a CDS encoding DUF805 domain-containing protein: MATMSFADAARMCLTVKYATFSGRARRAEYWWFSVVYAGAAVAFVGLGFAIEVPLLSFLVLPFVAPMLSVSVRRLHDTGKSGWRMLIALIPVVGAIVYLVGMTVDSTPGANRYGPSPKAVS, encoded by the coding sequence ATGGCCACCATGTCGTTCGCCGACGCGGCACGCATGTGCCTCACCGTCAAGTACGCCACGTTCTCCGGCCGCGCCCGGCGCGCGGAGTACTGGTGGTTCTCGGTGGTGTACGCCGGCGCCGCCGTCGCGTTCGTGGGGCTCGGCTTCGCCATCGAGGTCCCGCTGCTGAGCTTCCTCGTACTGCCGTTCGTCGCGCCCATGCTCAGCGTCTCCGTCCGCCGACTGCACGACACCGGCAAGTCCGGCTGGAGAATGCTCATCGCTCTGATTCCGGTCGTCGGCGCGATCGTCTACCTCGTCGGCATGACGGTGGACAGCACCCCGGGCGCCAACCGGTACGGCCCCTCCCCCAAGGCCGTGAGCTGA
- a CDS encoding GntR family transcriptional regulator, which produces MMEQDLRRMRAANRDFERAVAANDITAALDADDRFHAVPITAADNPVLSRIVEQLHPQIHRILYRKFSTLLGGHNIMEHHHELVDVCADADARSAAELSGRHWSELGGHVNQLFDTNQFAEAAAG; this is translated from the coding sequence ATGATGGAACAGGACTTGAGACGTATGCGAGCGGCCAACCGCGATTTCGAACGGGCTGTCGCCGCCAACGACATCACCGCCGCACTCGACGCCGACGACCGCTTCCACGCCGTCCCCATCACGGCTGCGGACAACCCCGTCCTCAGCCGGATCGTCGAACAGCTCCACCCCCAGATCCACCGCATCCTCTACCGCAAGTTCTCGACCCTGCTCGGCGGCCACAACATCATGGAGCACCACCACGAACTCGTCGACGTCTGCGCCGACGCAGACGCCCGTTCCGCCGCCGAACTCTCCGGACGCCACTGGTCCGAACTCGGCGGACACGTCAACCAGCTCTTCGACACCAATCAGTTCGCCGAGGCGGCAGCCGGGTAG
- a CDS encoding GntR family transcriptional regulator yields MSLDRPVSRRLLSDEVFHRLRDSIVRGELVPGEKVKDGELAERLGLSHTPHPGARGARPAHRHRPGRGQARRLHPYHHPQPPRRREDPSQSCVPSTGLPSGQPFRS; encoded by the coding sequence ATGTCACTTGACCGCCCTGTCTCTCGCCGCCTCCTCAGTGACGAGGTGTTCCACCGCCTGCGTGACTCCATCGTGCGCGGCGAACTCGTCCCCGGTGAGAAGGTCAAGGACGGTGAGCTCGCCGAGCGCCTCGGCCTCAGCCACACCCCGCACCCCGGTGCGCGAGGCGCTCGCCCGGCTCACCGACATCGGCCTGGTCGAGGCCAAGCCCGGCGTCTACACCCGTATCACCACCCTCAACCGCCGCGACGTCGAGAAGACCCCTCGCAGTCCTGCGTTCCCTCGACCGGCTTGCCATCGGGACAGCCGTTCCGGTCATGA